One region of Aurantimonas sp. HBX-1 genomic DNA includes:
- a CDS encoding helix-turn-helix transcriptional regulator encodes MMMISCVPTESGLTEAMENEPWQKRAKRAGLSQKMLAKILGVSENTVSMQLRGKWQSGTPRYVKTVIMAWEALPIDAKDRIIEAADEDLG; translated from the coding sequence GTGATGATGATTTCTTGTGTGCCGACCGAGTCCGGGTTAACGGAGGCGATGGAGAACGAACCCTGGCAGAAGCGAGCGAAGCGGGCCGGCCTCTCGCAAAAGATGCTCGCGAAAATCCTTGGCGTGTCCGAGAATACGGTCAGCATGCAGCTGCGGGGTAAATGGCAGTCCGGGACGCCGCGCTACGTGAAGACGGTCATTATGGCCTGGGAGGCGTTGCCGATCGACGCGAAGGATCGCATCATCGAGGCGGCCGACGAGGACCTCGGATGA
- a CDS encoding AAA family ATPase: protein MSKKPVGRRLIPEDSEFFGGETYDSSSRPVTEVALFLANPDLPTIEGRQGSRRLLVYRNVEGWSEPGQTASAHFFSSSPVMYRGTRPPAAEILEALGRRNVLYILDPGERMPAVAEYLAYATIDANRVTSEHLQTAIRMRYNEPRFTWPAGWSVRDFKCLHLDAAAEQAQTGQAFLEILGTIKREIDNEAAGDLQVDQAEAAAAAESEGTGPTVRVLTSNGKPTDATKRMWSVCAGIVDVDLPLRTAPRDPTRNLIEEWPHAADVVCRLLANVHRGQVIKLRPTILVGAPGTGKTSLLQAIASRLDVPSIVFPCATSGDNSFGGTPARWHTSQISTPGEAIRQHAVANPVIILDELEKSGRHSDNGSLVDALLPMLEAHTARAYYEASLDAVFDLSHVSFVATANSLSIPAPLRDRFDVIQMPDPGPEHIGPLAKRIVDNIRRKRGLQEGMLPPLDPDEEELIKQVWNSGSLRRLTRIVEALVDNRDRMQAHH, encoded by the coding sequence ATGAGCAAGAAGCCGGTCGGTCGCCGACTCATCCCCGAAGACAGCGAGTTTTTCGGAGGCGAGACGTACGACAGCTCGAGCCGTCCGGTCACGGAAGTCGCGCTCTTTCTCGCGAACCCCGATCTCCCCACGATCGAGGGGCGGCAGGGATCGCGCCGGCTGCTCGTCTATCGCAACGTCGAGGGCTGGTCCGAGCCGGGGCAGACCGCATCGGCGCACTTCTTCTCAAGCTCGCCGGTCATGTACCGCGGTACCCGCCCGCCCGCGGCAGAGATCCTGGAGGCGCTCGGGCGGCGCAACGTGCTGTACATCCTCGATCCGGGCGAGCGGATGCCCGCCGTGGCCGAGTATCTGGCGTACGCCACGATCGACGCGAATCGGGTGACTTCGGAGCATCTGCAGACGGCGATCCGGATGCGCTACAACGAGCCTCGCTTCACCTGGCCGGCTGGATGGTCAGTCCGGGACTTCAAGTGCCTGCACCTCGACGCTGCCGCTGAACAAGCGCAGACCGGACAGGCGTTTCTCGAGATCCTGGGCACGATCAAGCGCGAGATCGACAACGAGGCGGCGGGTGATCTCCAGGTCGACCAGGCAGAGGCAGCCGCCGCTGCGGAGTCGGAGGGTACGGGTCCCACCGTCCGCGTCCTGACTTCGAATGGGAAGCCGACGGACGCGACGAAGCGGATGTGGTCTGTCTGCGCTGGCATCGTCGACGTCGACCTACCGCTCCGGACTGCACCCCGCGACCCGACCCGCAATCTTATCGAGGAGTGGCCGCATGCCGCGGATGTCGTCTGTCGCCTGCTGGCGAATGTGCACCGCGGCCAGGTGATCAAGCTTCGTCCCACCATCCTCGTCGGTGCGCCCGGCACCGGGAAGACGTCACTGTTGCAAGCGATCGCGAGCCGCCTCGACGTGCCCAGTATCGTCTTCCCGTGTGCGACGAGCGGCGACAATTCGTTCGGGGGCACGCCCGCTCGCTGGCACACGTCGCAGATCTCGACGCCTGGCGAAGCGATTCGACAGCATGCGGTGGCGAATCCGGTGATCATCCTGGACGAGCTGGAGAAGTCCGGTCGCCACTCCGATAACGGTAGCCTCGTCGACGCGCTGCTGCCGATGCTCGAAGCTCATACAGCTCGGGCGTACTATGAGGCGTCCCTGGACGCTGTGTTCGACCTTTCGCACGTGTCGTTCGTCGCCACGGCAAACAGCCTGTCGATCCCGGCGCCACTGCGTGATCGCTTCGACGTCATCCAGATGCCGGACCCCGGTCCCGAGCACATCGGTCCGCTCGCGAAGCGGATCGTCGACAACATCAGGCGGAAGCGCGGCTTACAGGAAGGCATGCTGCCGCCCCTGGACCCAGACGAAGAAGAGCTGATCAAGCAGGTCTGGAACTCGGGATCGCTGCGGCGGCTCACGCGGATCGTCGAGGCGCTCGTCGACAATCGCGACAGGATGCAAGCGCACCACTAA
- a CDS encoding DUF2254 domain-containing protein, whose translation MSRLQFKTLAARLSLSLANAVWLVPVAAAGLALVAAKTLVDAKITVPNAVSMFLSTGSPVGARDLVGTIATTSLTVATFVFSISMVVLQLASSQYSPRLPGQFLRSRGTQLIIGTFIFTFVYSLAIVRVIRTGKEFVPNLAVTFAFLLILCCVLALILFIHHVVQSIRVESILAYIERKTSKAIGRTFETLGEDNEENEEKGEADAAIPEHAVPVLVEESGIVRRIDGNDLVQFARSRRLVLRLVKKLGQHVTAGTAIGWVWTEERTSRASPADEVRDELSVAIQLSGDRTLKDDVEFGFVQLVDIALRALSPAINDPTTACNALHSLGILLVKLTGFQLGDRFFFDEDDRLRVIVPQPNFTDFLDSVITPIRQAAPDDTSIALCLCSLLTDLARAARTHEHHKALCEQLERVHSAYGEGAQQAVDAERIDAAVEEVERALAGRKPRSP comes from the coding sequence ATGAGCCGCTTGCAGTTCAAGACCCTGGCAGCCCGGCTCAGCTTATCGCTCGCCAACGCGGTCTGGCTGGTGCCGGTGGCAGCTGCGGGCTTGGCGCTGGTCGCGGCGAAGACGCTGGTCGACGCGAAAATCACTGTGCCCAACGCCGTGAGCATGTTCCTCAGCACCGGGAGCCCGGTCGGCGCCCGTGACCTGGTGGGCACCATCGCCACCACCTCGCTGACGGTTGCGACATTCGTCTTCTCGATCTCGATGGTTGTCCTGCAACTGGCCAGTTCGCAGTATTCTCCGCGCCTGCCGGGCCAGTTCCTGCGCAGTCGCGGCACCCAGCTAATCATCGGCACGTTCATCTTCACCTTCGTCTACAGCCTGGCGATCGTCCGAGTGATCCGGACCGGCAAGGAGTTCGTTCCGAACCTTGCGGTCACCTTCGCCTTTCTCCTGATCCTGTGCTGCGTCTTGGCCCTGATCCTGTTCATCCACCACGTAGTCCAGTCGATCCGGGTCGAGAGCATCCTTGCCTACATCGAGCGAAAGACCAGCAAGGCGATCGGACGGACTTTCGAGACGCTGGGCGAAGACAATGAGGAAAACGAGGAGAAGGGCGAGGCGGACGCCGCGATCCCGGAGCACGCAGTGCCGGTCCTGGTCGAGGAGTCCGGCATCGTCCGGCGCATCGACGGCAATGACCTGGTCCAGTTCGCGCGCAGCCGCAGACTCGTCCTCCGCCTCGTCAAGAAGCTCGGCCAGCACGTCACTGCAGGAACCGCGATCGGCTGGGTCTGGACCGAGGAGAGGACGTCTCGCGCCTCACCGGCAGACGAGGTGCGCGACGAACTCTCGGTCGCGATTCAGCTTAGCGGCGATCGCACCCTCAAAGACGACGTCGAGTTCGGGTTCGTACAGCTCGTCGACATCGCCCTGCGCGCCCTCTCGCCCGCAATCAACGATCCAACCACCGCCTGCAACGCGCTGCACTCGCTCGGCATCCTGCTCGTCAAGCTGACGGGCTTCCAGCTCGGCGACCGCTTCTTCTTCGACGAGGACGACCGGCTGCGGGTGATCGTGCCGCAGCCGAACTTTACCGATTTCCTCGACAGCGTGATCACGCCGATCCGCCAGGCAGCCCCGGACGATACCTCCATCGCCCTTTGCCTTTGTAGTCTCTTGACGGACCTCGCCCGCGCGGCCCGGACACACGAGCATCACAAGGCACTGTGCGAACAGCTGGAGCGCGTACACAGCGCCTATGGCGAGGGGGCCCAGCAGGCCGTCGATGCCGAACGCATTGATGCCGCCGTTGAAGAGGTGGAACGAGCGCTGGCGGGCAGAAAGCCGAGATCGCCATGA
- a CDS encoding helix-turn-helix transcriptional regulator, with product MKDRHSLPAGVTDRLADGATIYLALRQHFEMTLEFASEYAGITPERLWEIEGGVDPTPEEREALAIAYGVDEDVLIDH from the coding sequence ATGAAAGACCGCCACTCACTCCCCGCCGGCGTCACCGACCGCCTTGCCGACGGGGCGACGATCTATCTCGCTCTGCGGCAGCATTTCGAGATGACGCTGGAGTTCGCGAGCGAGTACGCGGGCATCACCCCAGAACGGCTTTGGGAGATCGAAGGCGGCGTAGATCCGACGCCGGAAGAGCGAGAAGCGCTGGCGATCGCGTACGGCGTCGATGAAGACGTGCTCATAGATCATTAG
- a CDS encoding potassium channel family protein, which produces MRVLILLVGVLLIASILLDAFLTVLDANGRSLFSVWAYRWFWWLWRHLSRLLPPASAHQMLTLGAPLMIPMMIALWTGGLVTGFALVYFGGLEPQDQFALGRSGTDIANAFRLSFVTLSTIGFVEISPSNMPYSVVVALEAILGSILITLTVTYYLSVQDAVAAHGRFVTGMQHRMPDARRPFSAAGVFLSRGSGETLSGWLDTLHDGTAALHEGLRRYPIVYYFRPSERRRGLPQTLAALREVTAGLLWHLPAGHPVARSPELLALQVALLDLTQDLAHRYVPIRTRTIARPVEADMFAAAFHGRLYAPDAWVERFLEERAAVRDLLNLERSDRAEDAYREYRGWLAFVVPLHDFERSIRADLGYSERFRPGRSSTVVSVIARGPKDRPQQLERVRELRP; this is translated from the coding sequence GTGCGCGTGCTGATCTTGCTCGTCGGGGTGCTGCTGATCGCGTCCATATTGCTCGACGCATTTCTGACCGTGCTCGACGCCAACGGCCGCAGCCTTTTCTCGGTTTGGGCCTATCGCTGGTTCTGGTGGCTCTGGAGGCACCTGTCCCGATTGCTGCCGCCGGCGAGCGCACATCAGATGCTGACCCTCGGCGCTCCGCTGATGATCCCGATGATGATCGCGCTATGGACGGGCGGGCTCGTGACCGGCTTCGCCCTCGTCTATTTCGGAGGGCTCGAACCGCAGGATCAGTTCGCGCTCGGACGATCCGGGACGGACATCGCCAACGCCTTCCGGCTTTCCTTCGTGACCTTGTCGACCATCGGCTTCGTCGAGATCAGCCCGTCCAACATGCCCTATTCCGTCGTCGTGGCGCTGGAGGCGATCCTCGGCAGCATCCTGATAACCCTGACGGTGACCTATTATCTCAGTGTCCAGGACGCGGTCGCGGCCCACGGGCGCTTCGTTACGGGCATGCAGCACCGCATGCCCGACGCCCGCCGTCCATTTTCGGCTGCCGGGGTCTTCCTTTCCCGGGGCAGTGGGGAAACGCTATCTGGCTGGCTGGACACGCTTCATGACGGGACGGCGGCGCTGCACGAGGGGCTGCGGCGCTATCCGATCGTCTATTATTTCCGCCCCTCCGAACGCCGGCGCGGCCTGCCGCAGACCTTGGCGGCACTCAGGGAAGTGACGGCCGGGCTACTCTGGCACCTGCCGGCAGGACATCCCGTCGCCCGCAGCCCGGAGCTTCTCGCGCTCCAGGTCGCGCTGCTGGACCTGACCCAGGACCTCGCCCACCGCTACGTTCCGATCCGCACCCGCACTATCGCTCGCCCGGTCGAAGCGGACATGTTCGCCGCAGCGTTCCACGGAAGGCTCTACGCACCTGATGCCTGGGTCGAGCGTTTTCTTGAGGAGCGGGCCGCCGTACGCGATCTCCTGAACCTCGAAAGGTCCGATCGTGCCGAAGATGCCTATCGCGAGTATCGCGGCTGGTTAGCCTTCGTGGTCCCGCTGCACGACTTCGAACGCTCCATCCGGGCAGACCTCGGCTATTCCGAACGCTTCCGGCCTGGCCGTTCCTCCACCGTCGTCTCGGTCATCGCGCGCGGTCCGAAGGACAGGCCGCAGCAGCTCGAGCGAGTGCGAGAGTTGCGGCCATGA
- a CDS encoding WGxxGxxG family protein, with translation MLRNPLYAAALAAGLFATSGTTALAQATAPDTETVQPMTNVDQDDDDGFDLGWLGLIGLLGLAGLAGRKRTTHVDTVNRPIDPANRPRV, from the coding sequence ATGCTACGCAATCCTCTCTATGCCGCAGCACTCGCTGCTGGACTTTTCGCAACGAGCGGCACTACCGCTCTTGCTCAGGCTACAGCGCCAGACACTGAGACGGTGCAGCCAATGACCAACGTCGATCAGGACGATGACGACGGCTTCGACCTCGGCTGGCTGGGGCTCATCGGGCTGTTGGGTCTCGCCGGCCTGGCGGGACGAAAGCGCACAACGCACGTTGATACCGTCAACCGGCCGATCGACCCGGCAAACCGCCCGCGCGTTTAG
- a CDS encoding metallophosphoesterase yields MIYYTADTHFGHTSILGMCKRPFRTIHAMDRALIERWNECVKPDDTVYHLGDFAFGPVSEGRKYFDLLNGKKHLIVGNHDRPGIRDWPWESVSEMLMLDDAGKRIFLCHYPLAEWPSSYRGVHHFFGHVHGRRSVPGAVDVGVDLWGYAPVTADAAIAAIAVGEERARKRSIFDFGSELVRQVAERADSWLETWEREHLANAIDEAAMYAIDDIARQRVDQSGG; encoded by the coding sequence ATGATTTACTACACAGCGGACACCCACTTCGGGCACACGTCTATCCTAGGGATGTGCAAGCGTCCTTTTCGGACGATCCACGCTATGGATCGGGCGCTGATCGAGCGTTGGAACGAGTGCGTGAAGCCTGACGACACGGTGTATCACCTTGGAGATTTCGCGTTCGGACCGGTCTCTGAAGGGCGCAAGTACTTCGACCTGTTGAACGGCAAGAAGCACCTCATCGTCGGCAACCATGATCGCCCGGGGATCAGGGATTGGCCGTGGGAGTCCGTGTCCGAAATGCTGATGCTCGACGACGCAGGGAAGCGCATCTTCCTGTGCCATTATCCGCTCGCGGAGTGGCCGTCGTCTTACCGCGGCGTCCACCACTTCTTCGGCCATGTGCACGGCAGGCGCAGCGTTCCCGGTGCGGTCGATGTTGGCGTCGACCTCTGGGGGTACGCGCCCGTCACCGCCGACGCGGCGATCGCTGCGATCGCGGTGGGCGAGGAGAGGGCGCGGAAGCGTTCGATCTTCGACTTCGGGAGCGAGCTTGTCCGCCAGGTCGCCGAGCGTGCGGACAGCTGGCTGGAGACCTGGGAGCGGGAGCACCTGGCGAACGCGATCGACGAGGCCGCGATGTATGCGATCGACGACATTGCCCGGCAGCGGGTCGACCAGTCCGGGGGCTGA
- a CDS encoding DUF1236 domain-containing protein — protein MTINHLTTALAFGGFLAFSSSALAQTAATATTDLNVRSGPGPQYEVIGAIPSDGSATITGCLEDSKWCQVTYEGTEGWAYSDYLTADLSGERVVITERRADVGVPVATYDTGADGAVAGATGGAIAGAIVGGPIGAAVGGVAGAALGAAADVPEPAITYVRSNPVDPVYLEGEVVVGATLPETVELREIPDYEYRYVYVNGVPVLVEAETRQVVRIVR, from the coding sequence ATGACCATAAATCACCTCACCACCGCCCTTGCCTTCGGCGGCTTCCTCGCGTTTTCCAGCTCTGCCTTGGCACAGACCGCGGCCACTGCAACTACTGACCTTAACGTCCGCTCCGGCCCTGGGCCGCAATATGAGGTCATTGGGGCAATCCCAAGCGATGGCAGTGCCACGATCACGGGCTGTTTGGAGGACAGCAAGTGGTGTCAGGTCACCTACGAGGGAACCGAGGGATGGGCCTACTCAGACTATCTGACTGCCGACCTCTCCGGAGAGCGGGTGGTTATCACCGAGCGTCGCGCAGACGTCGGTGTGCCGGTCGCGACCTATGACACAGGTGCCGACGGCGCAGTTGCCGGTGCAACAGGCGGAGCAATCGCAGGGGCGATCGTGGGCGGGCCTATCGGAGCAGCGGTGGGAGGGGTTGCCGGCGCAGCTCTGGGTGCAGCCGCTGATGTGCCGGAGCCGGCGATCACATACGTCAGGTCGAACCCGGTGGACCCGGTTTATCTGGAAGGTGAAGTGGTGGTCGGAGCCACTCTTCCCGAGACGGTCGAACTGCGGGAGATTCCGGATTACGAATACCGGTACGTCTACGTGAATGGAGTGCCCGTTCTCGTGGAAGCTGAGACTCGGCAGGTCGTGCGCATCGTTCGCTAA
- a CDS encoding PRC-barrel domain-containing protein, which translates to MSYRFTSVVAASLLGTTALVASANAQDAAQTEANVEACENLRTLNEENAELFNEEFVVGARRVVEQDDAAVCGPWLAEAERALQESEGADLTATGGRIVVTQPEPTVTVDQADPRVSVTQEDPTVSVQQAQPEIIVRQQQPTIRVEMPRPTITIDQPQPQIIVRMPDPKVNVTTPEPQVSVSQAQPKVSVEQGQPQIAVEEPTVDVEKQGSANINVQQGQPIVTQESGGTEAQVNIEESQPVVTYEQAEPKIEFSETGEPNIQYTQSGEPDIQVEKMDENGAAAQGATAAEGGAATQGAAAAEGGAATEGTAATGQAQEQDQFASLRAGDEPIEAGEPTTVVASEIIGRNVVNAADEDLGEVERLVFVDQRIYAVLAEGGFLGLGEREVALPLDAMSIRGDELLLRGMTEEDIEALPEFDTTNAPAYAADEEVEIGTL; encoded by the coding sequence ATGTCCTATCGCTTCACGTCCGTGGTCGCGGCGTCGCTGTTAGGGACGACCGCGCTGGTAGCGTCCGCGAATGCTCAGGATGCGGCACAGACCGAGGCTAACGTAGAGGCTTGTGAAAACCTCAGGACCCTTAACGAAGAGAACGCCGAGCTATTCAACGAGGAATTCGTTGTCGGCGCCCGGCGGGTCGTGGAGCAGGACGATGCGGCGGTTTGCGGCCCGTGGCTTGCTGAAGCTGAACGTGCGCTTCAGGAAAGCGAAGGCGCTGATCTGACCGCCACCGGCGGCCGTATCGTCGTGACGCAACCGGAGCCGACGGTCACCGTCGACCAGGCTGATCCGCGCGTCTCGGTCACCCAGGAAGATCCGACGGTGTCAGTCCAGCAAGCGCAGCCCGAGATCATTGTTCGTCAGCAGCAGCCAACTATTCGCGTCGAGATGCCCCGCCCGACGATAACCATCGACCAGCCGCAGCCGCAGATCATCGTGCGCATGCCGGATCCCAAGGTAAACGTCACGACACCCGAGCCGCAAGTCTCCGTCAGTCAGGCGCAGCCCAAGGTATCTGTTGAGCAAGGCCAGCCGCAGATCGCAGTCGAGGAGCCGACGGTGGATGTGGAGAAGCAGGGCTCCGCAAACATCAATGTTCAGCAGGGCCAACCCATCGTAACCCAAGAGAGCGGAGGAACTGAAGCTCAGGTGAACATCGAGGAAAGCCAGCCCGTCGTCACGTATGAGCAGGCCGAGCCGAAGATCGAGTTCTCCGAGACCGGGGAGCCGAACATTCAGTACACCCAGTCTGGTGAGCCGGACATCCAGGTAGAAAAGATGGACGAAAACGGCGCTGCAGCTCAGGGCGCTACCGCCGCGGAGGGTGGCGCTGCAACTCAGGGCGCTGCTGCCGCAGAGGGTGGTGCTGCAACGGAGGGCACTGCTGCCACCGGCCAGGCGCAAGAACAGGATCAGTTCGCAAGTCTGCGTGCCGGGGACGAGCCGATAGAGGCCGGCGAGCCGACGACAGTGGTCGCATCAGAAATCATCGGTCGCAACGTAGTCAATGCGGCCGACGAGGACCTGGGTGAGGTCGAGCGCCTGGTGTTCGTCGACCAGCGCATATACGCCGTGCTGGCCGAAGGCGGCTTCCTCGGACTTGGCGAGCGTGAGGTCGCGCTGCCGCTCGACGCCATGTCCATTCGGGGCGACGAGCTTCTCCTTCGGGGCATGACTGAGGAGGACATCGAGGCGCTGCCGGAGTTCGACACGACCAACGCACCGGCCTACGCGGCCGACGAAGAGGTCGAGATCGGCACCCTCTAG
- a CDS encoding dATP/dGTP diphosphohydrolase domain-containing protein, which yields MPIASNYVRKGGSGSPRIPLEVDTFGRWRSASTSSRSRPWRKRRNSREPLIKLYDYIDAAVRQLLALKEGENCADDSGLPDTAHTMATMSIILHAGACGTLIDDRVQKRPHALDAVHLRILDNRRGRHERKTAT from the coding sequence ATGCCGATCGCATCGAACTACGTCAGGAAGGGCGGGAGCGGCTCTCCCCGCATCCCGCTCGAGGTAGACACATTCGGCCGATGGCGCAGCGCCTCGACCTCCTCGCGATCCCGGCCGTGGAGGAAGCGGCGCAACTCACGCGAGCCGCTCATCAAGCTGTACGACTACATAGACGCGGCGGTTAGGCAGCTACTCGCGCTGAAGGAGGGCGAGAACTGCGCTGACGACAGCGGCCTTCCGGATACCGCCCACACGATGGCGACCATGTCGATCATACTCCATGCCGGGGCGTGCGGGACACTGATCGACGATCGCGTGCAGAAGCGTCCGCATGCGCTCGATGCGGTGCATCTGCGGATATTGGATAACCGGCGTGGGCGACATGAACGGAAAACGGCGACCTGA